ATCATTAGCCTCCCTAAGATCTTCACCTTGAGCTCTCTCCTCAGTCGCTTAGATTTCCGTCACCACCGGAAATTCCATCCCTCTTCCGATCTTGAAGTCTCCACAAGCCAAGAAGGTACAcaactttatatatacaatatacttaatagtatatatgcatgtatatacTACACCATGATTTACAtatacttcataaataatatacattCATATTATTGTAATCAACTTTATTATCATCATGATTTCAAAGATTAAATTACAATTGgatggtttcttcttctttttcatgcTTTTTTGTCAAAGTCTAATTCCTCTTTTTGTcaaaatcttcttcttcctcttttttcaAGTTCATAATCGTAAAATTCACTTTATCCAAAAATGAAGTTTTTAGTATTCATAAATACTAAACACGAGATTAATATCTACAAAGTTCCGCAAAAAGACGATAATCCTTTTCTATTTTGCATCTATATACTGTACATAATTTTCTGTATGACCATataaaaacattcatatatCTATATTCTACATTTTCCACAGGTATGCGTAcatataataacattatttaAATCGGCCAATTGAAAGTTTTGTTTTACTCGGTATAATGATTTGTGGGCTATGGCTAATTATATTGTATAGTTGGTGATTGATGCAAGTTATATTGTGTGTGTTTATTTATTCAGATTCTTTTATTTCCATAAAATTCGAAAACGATGGAAACGCCTCTTGGGAGAGGAAAACAGTGTCAAAGGTTTGTGTAGACAACACAAACTCAACATGTAAGAAGCAGCAAGCCCCTCTCCCGAGCACTACGAGTATCGTAGAGCACAATAGTGCCAAGTCATCTCTTAAGTGGCGCAAACGTATTGGTCATCTTTTCCGTGTCATCAAACTCAGATCAGGATTGCCCACCTCTTCTTGTCATGTGGCATCATCCAAGGTCGAAGGAACCAAAGTGAGGAAACATGGTTGGATGGTTAGGACTTTAACCAGAAGAAAATCCaggaaaaataaaacatagaatttatatttttcatatgtttatttattaaacttagATAAAagtttctatattattttttctgagTTTAATATTGGTTTGGTCGTTATTTCAATGGTTGATGCTTTTGTTTAAAGAAGAAATATGTTGAAGCTTTTGTTGTAAGTAATGATGATAATACATGGATTGAAAAACGACAGAAAAATCGataaattaatttgttataaattattatattttgtagaATTAGTTATATCATTTATGTATAtgtttatgtgtgtgtgtgtaaaagGGACAAGAGGCTTGCCCTTTAGGCCTTTACCATACTTCTTTGTTGGCATGTGATCTAAATCTGATAAAGTCATTAAAAGATGGGAGAAGGGTCAAAATAGCCTTGCATCATTATTGTCAAGATGACAAAAGAGAAAGtttttgaagaaagaaaaagaaaagaaaaagtaaggTAAAGAGTTagtagaaaaaaatacaaaagcgAGTTgccttaaaataaataattttgcaTGGGACTATTGGAAAATTTCTATGACTTTTAGTGCTCACCTTAATTACcttttctaattttataaaGAACATAAATGAGAATAGTACAAATTATAATGTAAGAAAATAGTCCATGTTAGGTTGTTCACAATAGCTAGTGGGAAACATTGTAGCACAAAAACTGACCCCAAAGCATTGCCCCATTCACATTGTCTTGTAGTTGTCTCTTTTGCATACATTGTATATTTCCAAATCCTAAATCAATAGTTTTTTGTGATATACTTATATTACATAGGAAATTGTTGTGATAGTCATAGCACATCGCTTTTGTGCTGGAGAATTGTCATATCAAATGCATCAAAATTATACCAAGTTCGGTTTGATTCGAAATGAAATAGCTTGAAATGTAAAATCAATAGTAAGATTCATTGACAATGCTGATTTTGATGTATGATCTTTATTGTGTGTTTGACGTGACCATTCAAAGAAAAAGTTGCTTTCGTTTTTTTCTAAGCTCGACAAGCTTAGGAAAGCAATGTGACTACTACAAAACCTAATGTGGTAAGACTGATGCGaaagaaaacctaatgtttagCTTGATTGAACGAGTGGAcatttgtttggtttgtttacTTTTATCTACTTTTTGCGTCctttttttaacttttca
The genomic region above belongs to Raphanus sativus cultivar WK10039 unplaced genomic scaffold, ASM80110v3 Scaffold3346, whole genome shotgun sequence and contains:
- the LOC130506525 gene encoding uncharacterized protein LOC130506525 codes for the protein MDMYNDDSSPYCYFHPKEEYVGVCPLCLNERLLVLASKQRSSKTRHSSSSPIISLPKIFTLSSLLSRLDFRHHRKFHPSSDLEVSTSQEDSFISIKFENDGNASWERKTVSKVCVDNTNSTCKKQQAPLPSTTSIVEHNSAKSSLKWRKRIGHLFRVIKLRSGLPTSSCHVASSKVEGTKVRKHGWMVRTLTRRKSRKNKT